A part of Chlorocebus sabaeus isolate Y175 chromosome 28, mChlSab1.0.hap1, whole genome shotgun sequence genomic DNA contains:
- the BRI3 gene encoding membrane protein BRI3 isoform X1: MDHKPLLQERPPAYNLEAGQGDYACGPHGYGAIPAAPPPPPYPYLVTGIPTHHPRVYNIHSRTVTRYPANSIVVVGGCPVCRNQVSAFSFNFRKFTLQSIIEGGGRFRFPGRGNWKVGVLEDCFTFLGIFLAIILFPFGFICCFALRKRRCPNCGATFA; this comes from the exons ATGGACCATAAGCCCCTGCTGCAGGAGCGGCCGCCCGCCTACAACCTGGAGGCCGGCCAGGGCGACTACGCGTGCGGCCCGCACGGCTACGGCGCCATCCCCGCcgcgcccccgccgccgccctACCCCTACCTCGTCACAG GGATACCCACCCACCATCCCAGGGTCTACAACATCCACAGCCGGACCGTCACCCGGTACCCTGCCAACTCTATCGTGGTCGTGGGAGGCTGTCCCGTCTGCAG GAATCAGGTGTCTGCATTTTCCTTCAATTTCCGCAAGTTTACTCTGCAGTCGATCATCGAAGGTGGTGGAAGGTTTCGTTTTCCCGGAAGGGGCAATTGGAA GGTCGGGGTGCTGGAGGACTGCTTCACCTTCCTGGGCATCTTCCTGGCCATCATCCTGTTCCCCTTTGGGTTCATCTGCTGTTTTGCCTTGAGGAAGCGAAGATGCCCCAACTGCGGAGCCACCTTCGCTTAA
- the BRI3 gene encoding membrane protein BRI3 isoform X2 encodes MDHKPLLQERPPAYNLEAGQGDYACGPHGYGAIPAAPPPPPYPYLVTGIPTHHPRVYNIHSRTVTRYPANSIVVVGGCPVCRVGVLEDCFTFLGIFLAIILFPFGFICCFALRKRRCPNCGATFA; translated from the exons ATGGACCATAAGCCCCTGCTGCAGGAGCGGCCGCCCGCCTACAACCTGGAGGCCGGCCAGGGCGACTACGCGTGCGGCCCGCACGGCTACGGCGCCATCCCCGCcgcgcccccgccgccgccctACCCCTACCTCGTCACAG GGATACCCACCCACCATCCCAGGGTCTACAACATCCACAGCCGGACCGTCACCCGGTACCCTGCCAACTCTATCGTGGTCGTGGGAGGCTGTCCCGTCTGCAG GGTCGGGGTGCTGGAGGACTGCTTCACCTTCCTGGGCATCTTCCTGGCCATCATCCTGTTCCCCTTTGGGTTCATCTGCTGTTTTGCCTTGAGGAAGCGAAGATGCCCCAACTGCGGAGCCACCTTCGCTTAA